The genomic window CCCAGAGATATCTCCAAAAGCATAGATCATGGCCATTACAATAAGTCCCCAAGTGATGGCAACTCCTGGGTGGGTGATGGTGCCTCCAGTAAAATCATTGATCACCATGGCGCCACAACCACAAAAAATCATGCTAAAGGTTCCTATCGTTTCAGCGATGTATTTTTTCATTCTATTTTTTTTTCAAAGATACAATCAAATTTTGTTATTTTTAGATATTGAAGTTTTACTATAATGTTAATATGTATCTATAGTTATATCGGCTTTTGTTGTCAACCTATATACTTGTAAAAGTGACGAATCCTTTTTTATAGATTCTTCAAAAAAAACGTTACGCTAATAAAGAGTTTCCACTACGCTTAAAACGGATTCCCCTTAAAAAATGCTCTCTTCAAACTATACACTGCTTTCTGAAGTGCTTTTATCTACCTGATATAACTATACATTACCCATACAATTGCTATTACATTAGATAATTCCAACCCAGTCCAAATTTTGTAAATCCTTGATTTTCTCAGTTTATTGGTATTCATTTTGTTAAATTAGTTATAATCGAAAAGGTTTTTTAGTTTGTATGTTTTTTGTAGTGCTTTTTTTTATCACTCCAATGTTGCTTAGTCCCTATATTTAACAACAGTATAAATAATTCTAAAATCAACTTTTAAATTAACTCTATTATTTTTAAATGAACCAAATTATGAGAAACACCTTTATAAGATTAATTCTTTTTTTAATTACAACCAGCGCATTTGCTCAGGCAGATAAAGTAAAGGTGGTCAATAATGAAGACGGAATGAAATTAGTTGTCAATGGAGAAGACTTCATGATCAACGGAATGAATTGGGATTACTTCCCAATTGGTACAAATTACTCCTACAGTTTATGGAAGCAATCTGATGATGTCATTAAGGCAGCATTGGACGCAGAAATGGGCTTATTGAAAAACATGGGAGTCAATGTCATAAGGCAATATACAGGTGTACAGCCAAAATGGATACAATACATCTATGAGAACTATGGTATATATACTATGCTGAATCACTCCTTTGGACGTTACGGATTGACCGTAAACGGCGGATGGGTAGCAGTGACGGATTATAGAGATCCAGCAACCCAAGAGTTGTTGATGTCTGAAGCAACTACATTGGCTGAAGATTATAAAGACACGCCGGGTTTACTAATGTTCCTATTAGGAAACGAAAATAACTACGGTCTTTTTTGGGCAGGTGCTGAAACAGAAGATTTTCCTGATGAAGAAGAAAAAAGAGATTTCGTTGGCGAAGAGCGTGGAAGACCGATGTACAAGCTGATGAACGATGCTACGATTAAAATGAAGAGTATTGATTCCTCTCACCCCATAGCAATCTGTAATGGAGATGTCTTATTTATAGACATCATTGCTGAAGAGTGTAAAGACATCGATATTTTCGGAACCAATATGTATCGTGGATCTTCTTTTACAGATGCATTCAAAACGGTTAAAGAAAAATTAGACATGCCTATTATGTTAACCGAGTTTGGTGCAGATGCATTTAACGCGATTGAAAATGCTGAAGACCAAAAAATGCAAGCCTATTATATGGTTGAAAACTGGAAAGATATTTACCAGAATGCTGCAGGTTTAGGGAAATCAGAGAATGCAATAGGAGGTTTCACCTTTCAATTTAGCGATGGTTGGTGGAAATTTGGACAAACTAAAAATTTAGACATTCATGACAACAATGCCTCATGGGCAAATGGTGGTTATGCTTTGGATTTGGCTCCTGGTGAAAATAACATGAACGAAGAATGGTTTGGTATTTGTGCCAAAGGCCCTACAAATACTAGAGGACTTTATACCTTATATCCACGTGCAGCATATTATGCATTAAAAACAGCACACCAATTAAATCCTTATGAAGAAGGTGTCACTCCAGAATTTGTAACAACTCATTTTGAGAACATTCAATTAATGGATGCAGTTCTTCGAGCAAGAGGAGATAAAGCAGCTTTAGGAGGCAGTGAAAAAATTAAACTAAGCAATTTAAGAGCTGAGTTTTCAACCTTTAATACAGGCGGTACACTTATTACAACTCCTGATAATGCAGATCCAAATACAAATGGATATCCAAATGAACTAGGTTTTGATCATATGCAATCTTACTTTATTGGTGTAGAAGGGAATCCTACTTCTAATTTGCGTGCCAATGTGAATTTCAACATTCTTGGTCATGTTGCTGAGAATCCAATTGACGAAATATTTTATGAAAATACAGGACGTTCATTTGAAGTTACTACAGACGATGGAAATGTAACTATTTCAGATCCAAACAGAGTTAAAATATACAATGCAGAATTTGATTGGAATGCTAAAGAATTTAATCTTAGAGGGTTTTACAGAACCGGGCATTACCACTGGGCTTATGAAGGCGATTTATTTAACTTGTACAGAGAAGCAAATTACGGGCCTAATTTAGATTTGTATAACGGTGAAATTTCAGGTATTGAATTTGATGCCAAGGGAACACTAAAAGGTTTAAAAGCCGCTTTTGGTCCTCAACTTTGGTGGGGAGCAAATCCAGCAATATTATTGAAATATGGTAGAAATCTAGGTGGCTGGGATGTTGCTGCTGTTTACCACGAAGATATTGATGATGTAGGTAGGGCTGTTACTTCAATCGCCATACCACTTCCAAAAACACGTAGAGTCTCTTTGGCTGTCGAAAGACAATTTGGAGCTTTTAATTTTGAGATAGGTGGTTTATGGGGAGGACAACCTCTAAACGGTCGTGAATTTCAAATAGCGGAAGGTACTACTGATAATTACATCATTTATACAGACAAAATCAACGAAAATGACAACTGGGGTGCAAAAGCCAAGTTATCCTATGAAAAGGGAGCTTTTAAATGGTATGCACAAGGCGCCAGCATGGGCTTAGTTGCTAATGGTGGATCGGATCAAACACAAACATTTACAGGTTGGAAATTGAAGGATTCTGGAAGTGGAAACCAAAACAACTTCCTTTCTGGTTTTTCATATACGTTTGGGGATTTTCAAATTGCCCCTAACTTTTTATGGCAAAAACCAATTGTGGGTGCCATGCCAAATGATTTAAATGGAGGCACTGGACGTCTGAGAAATATACAAGACGATCCATTTGCGGTAAGAGGAAACAGAGAAACCACTGCTGGAGAACTCTTATTTTCTTACGATCCAACACCAGGAACCTGGATGTACGAATGGGACAACGACCGAGCTGAAGACGCAAAGTTCGCTTTCAATCTTGGCTTTGTATTTCGTCACCACCCAACAGCACAAGATGCAGCCGTTGGATTTTTAGCAAATCGTACTTCTTTTGCATTTCCGAATGCAGCACCTGCACAAGATTTATGGGAAGCACATTCACGCATCGTATCTAAAATGACTCCAGAAATTGGATTTATTGCCAACCTATATGCTGGTAATGCACAGGCAAATGGTAGCGATCCTCGACTGATTCAACGTGTTGGAGGAGACATTCGATTGATTTATAATAAATTGAAATTGACCCATACATTTAAAATTAACGATTGGGGACCTTTTGATTACCACCGAGATTTTAACTTGACGTACCCAGTACAATTAATGTTAGATCTATCGACCACCTTAGGAAAACCAGATTGGTTCATCCTTCCAAACACACAAGTAGGTGTCCGTGGAACATGGCGTTCATTAAATGAAAACTCGCCACGTTACTCACCTAATTTTGTGCCAGCTAACACATTCCCACCAGTGCCTCCTATTAGTTCGGTAGGATTTCCTGACGGAAGTGAATGGGAAATTAGAACATACATACATATCAATATTGGAAAATAAAAAACTGTAAAAATGAAAAATATAAAATTTATGTATTCAAAAATTATGCTCCTCACGGGATTACTTTTTGTAATCACCATGAGTTGTGAGAGAGACATTTCTGATCAGGTAGAATTTGCACACTTATCTAAAACAGGTGAGATTTTCACAGATTCACCTATTGGACTTGGGAGTGATTTTTACTTTCCATACACAGGTTCAAAAGCAACCGCTTGGTCAGTAGACGAAGGCGAAGGTTATGAAAGTTTTGCTTCCATGCGATTTGATGTGCCCAATGCAAATGATCCAGCAGGAAATTATGCAGGAGCCATATTTAGAGTTGATGGATCAGGACGTGACCTTACTGAATTTGATGCCTTAACCTTTTGGGCGAAAGCATCTCAAGGCGTTGTGATTGGTGAAGTAGGATTTGGACAAGACTTTGGACTGAATAAATACCAAGTATCTGAAAACAATGTAAGTTTAAGTACCAACTGGCAAAAATTTGTGATTCCAATTCCAGATGCTTCAAAACTTTTTGATGAAAGAGGGATGTTTTGGTATTCGGCAGGAACCCAAAATACAGGTGGAAATGGTTATACGTTTTGGATTGATGAATTAAAGTTTGAAAAACTAGGAACCATCGGACAACCAAGACCCGCCATTTTAAATGGTAATGATGTTGTACAAGATGCCTTTTCAGGAATTGTTTTAGAATTAACAGGCTTAACTCAAACCTTCAATTTGGGTTCTGGATTAAATAAAACAGTGAATGTCGCACCAAGTTATTTTGATTTTACATCTTCGGAACCAAGTTTGGCTTTCATAGATGAATTTGGGAACATCTCTGTTAGTAGTGGTTCAGCTGTGATAACAGCGACTCTAGGAGGCGTAGAAGCAGAAGGCTCCATGACCATAAATGCAGTCGGTGCATTTGATGTAGCACCCACGCCAACAAGAGACCCGAGTGATGTGATTTCTATTTTTAGTGATAGTTATACAAACGTTCCAGTGGACTTTTTCAATGGTTACTGGGAACCTTGGCAAACAACACTGTCTTCTGATTTCGTAGTAGACGGTAACAACATGATCAACTACACTAATTTTAATTTTGTGGGAACTCAATTTGCCAACCCAACTGTGGATATTACAGATTATCCTAATTTACATGTAAATATCTACATTCCAGAAGAACCTGCCAATCTTGATTTTTTAATTACAGTGAGAGATTTTGGGCCTGACCAAGCTGATGGTGGAGGTGATGATACATTCCAACAAATATTCTTTGATGGCGATGATTTTGAAGCAGGTACTTGGAGTACTTTAGAAGCTCAAATAACCTTGCCGACTCGAAATAATATGGGACTTATTATTTATGAAAACATTAATGGTTCTTCATTAAATGAACTGTATGTAGATAATATTTATTTTTATAAAAACTAGAGGATTATAAATTCAAAAAAACAAAACATGAATAAAATAAATAAATATAAGTTAAGGATTCAAACACTCGTGTTGATGTCTTTTCTTTTTGCATCATTTTTCACGATTTCCAGTTGTGATACAGACGAAACCCAAACGGTTGCCACGTTTACAAATTTAACGATGTCTGATGAGTTTGATGTTGAAGGTGCTCCTAATTCTGAAATTTGGAATTACGATACAGGAACAGGTATCGATGGTTGGGGTAATAATGAGTTGCAATATTATACAGACCGTTCAGAAAATGTAACCGTACAAAATGGACTGTTAGTAATTTCTGCGATTGAAGAAAATTATAACGGCTCCTCATTTACATCGGCAAAACTGGTTACCAAAGGAAAATTCTCTCAAGCCTATGGACGTTTTGAAGCACGTATTAAAGTTCCGGGAGGATCAGGTCTTTGGCCTGCATTTTGGCTCTTAGGAGAAAACGTCGATGTGGACGGATGGCCTCAATGTGGTGAGATTGATATTATGGAGTACCGCAGACAAGAACCTACAAAAGTAAGCGGCTCTATACACGGACCAGGGTATTCTGGTTTAACAGATCCACAGGGACAAGTGACCAAAAGTTACGACTTAGGAAATGACCGTTATGACGCAGGATTCCATGTGTTTGGAATTGAGTGGAGCCCTGATTACATCAACTATTATATAGACGATGTATTGTACAATCAAATTACACCTTCTGATATTGAAGTCACACCAGCCGATGCTGTTTACATCCTAAACGATGGTGTTGCAGCGACTGCTGATACCGAAGCAATTCCGGGGACTGATATTACTGGGGATTGGGTTTTTAACAAACCCTTCTATATCATTATTAATTTAGCTGTTGGAGGTAATTTCCCAGGAAATCCTGACAGTGGAGAGACGTTTCCACAAAACATGCTAGTAGATTACGTAAGAGTATATAAATAATAAAAACAACTAATATAACAGACGATGAAAAATTTATTTAAAATATTAAAAAAAGTTTCACTACTTATTTTAGCAATCAGTTTTATGGGTTGTGACGATGATGAAGCGGTTTTACCACAACTTACAGCTGGTTTTACACACACGATTAATGCAGATACTGGTACAGTCACCTTTATCAATACCTCAGTAAATGCCTCAACATACGCTTGGGATTTTGGAGATGAAAGTACTTCAACGCTTATTAATCCAGTAAACGTCTATGCAAACGGTACATACTTGGTGGTTTTAAAGTCCTCCAATGTCGCAGGAGCTTATGATATTTTTTCTGATGAGATTACAATTAATATTCCTGAAATCGCAACCTTACCAATTACGTTTGATGGTGTAAATACCAACTATGATGCAACCGTTTTTGATGGTACAAGTTTTGAGATTCTTACAAATCCAGATCTTTCAGGTACAAACGCAGTGGAATCTAATGTAGGAGCAGTTACAAACAGTGGTGCGACTTACGAAGGCTTGTTCTTTGAATTAGGGGCACCCGTAGATTTAACGACTGACAAGTCGATCAAAATGAATTTCTGGGCAAATGCACCAGTAAACGTTTTATTAAAACTTGAAGATGGTTCTGCAGCAAATGTAGAAGCTACAGCCAGTCATACAGGAACTGGTTGGGAAGAAATTATTTTCACTTTTAACTCTGCCGCGAGTTACTCACAACTTACCATGTTTGTAGATGGTGCGGGAACAACCGATGGGACATTCTATTTTGATGATATTACACAAATAGTATCGCCTCCAACACCTTGTACAGCAGAAACAGTTGAATCAATTTCCGCTGCTGATTTGAATATAACATTTATGTCAGATCCAACGGCTAGTGTTGTTAATGATGGTGCTACATTTGAGTGGATAGACAATCCAGATTTTGATAACGCAGTAAATACTTCTTGTAAAGTAGGGAAAATCACAAAATTAGGAAACAACCCTTGGGATAACAATCAAATTGTCTTAGATGCGAAATTGGATTTTAATGCCAATGAAGGTTTAAAAATGAAAGTTTGGTCTTCAAGACCAAACACTGAAGTTAGAATTAAACTTGAAGAAGATGGAACTCCAGCTACTAATGTAGAAAAGTTTTTAACTACATCAGTTACTGATGGATGGGAGGAATTAAGCTTCGCTTTTACTAGTGTTGATAGTGACAAATACAATAAAGTGGTTCTTTTCTTTGATTTGAATGCAAACAACACAGATACTTATTATTTTGATGATTTGACATTATATGGAACAGGAACAGGTCCTGTAGTTTGTGATCCTGAAACAACAGAGTCTTACAGTGCATCCAACTTAAACATGACGTTTCAATCCGATCCAACTGCAGACTTTATCACTGATGGTGCTAGTTTTTCATGGGTAGATAACCCAGACTTTGACAATACTGTAAACAGCTCTTGTAAAGTAGGTAAAGTCGTAAAAGCAAATAACAATGCTTGGGATAACAATCAATATGATTTAGACGCAAAATTAGATTTTAATGCGAATACTGGCTTAAAAATTAAAGTATGGTCTGCAAGACCAAATACCGAAGTTAGATTAAAATTAGAAGAGATTGGAAATGCAGGTAATAATGTTGAGAAATTTTTCACAACTTCAGTAACAAGCGGATGGGAAGAATTGACGTTCCCTTTTACAGCTGCTGATAGTGGTAAATTTAATAAGCTTGTTATTTTCTTTGATTTAAATGCTAATAACACCGATACGTACTACTTTGACGACCTTAAGCTTTATGGTTCTGGCGGCGGTGGTGGCGGCGGTGGCGGTTCATATAATCTTACGCTTCCTATTAATTTTGAGACAACAGGACATGGAGCAAGTTGGACTTGGAATGTTTTTGAAAATGATTCGAACCCACCAGTTGAATTCGTAGCAAATCCAAATGCATCAGGAATAAACACCTCAAGTACAGTGGCTAAAATCACGGCACTTCAAGCTGGACAACCTTATGTTGGTTGTGAAACCGCACATGGCGAAATGGGAATTACGTGGGATCTTTCTGCATCCAATGCGATCATTAAGATTATGGTTTACAAAACCGTAATCAGTGATGTTGGTATTAAACTAGTAAATACTACTAATGGCGCACAAGGAGAAATCAAAGTTCCAAACACTGTAATTAATGCATGGGAAGAATTGACATTTGATTTTACGAGTCGTATTGGAAATGGATTAGATGGCTCTACAAATATTGATCAGATTGTTGTATTCCCTGATTTCAATGCAAGAACATCGGATAATGTAGTGTATTTCGATAACATTACGTTTCAATAATTAATAAATAAGGCTAGGGAAAAATTATCTCTAGCCTTTTTATATTAAAATAGTCAATAGTTCAGCCAGAATTCATACAGGTAAGTTATCCGTAAAAGAAACGCTATAATTTTCGTTTATTAAAATAAATGAATTAAAACACGAATAAAAAGGTTATGATTAAGTTGTTTTTAACAAGCCTTTTTTATTTTTGAAATTAGTATTTAAGTATTAAAAAAAACCAATCAACTCTAAGCAGTTAAAAGATATTAAAGAATTATAAAGCCTCAAAAAATCATAAATGGGGGTTTATTGATAAAAAATTAAATGACAAAGAAAGCTATTTTTTTAGGAAAAAATAAAGACGTGAATCAGGGTAAAGACATCGATGGAACCTTAGTCAACATTGACAACGAAGTCTATTATAAGATTTCGAATAGTGACAAAATGAGACCATTTTTCATGAGCATCGTTAGTGATTCAAATCACTGGATGTTTATTTCTAGTAATGGAAGTCTAACCGCTGGAAGAAAAAACTCTGAATTTGCATTATTTCCGTACTATACAGATGATAAAATCACGGAAGCAGCTGAAATCACAGGAAGTAAATCTATTTTCCAAGTAGTCAAAAATGATGAAGTTCATTTATGGGAACCTTTTTCGGATCGTTTTGCAGGAAAGTACAAAACCACTCGAAATTTATATAAAAACGAGTATGGTAATAAAGTCTTGTTCGAAGAAATCAACCACGATTTAGAACTCACCTTTCAATACCAATGGAATTCTACAAACACCTTTGGATTTATAAAAAAATCGAAGCTTATCAATACTGCAACCTCTACTGTTGAAGTCAATGTATTGGATGGGATTCAAAACATTTTACCTTACGGCGTTGGTAGCGATTTACAAAATGCAAGTAGTAATTTAGTCGATGCCTATAAACGTAGTGAGTTAGAAAAAAGTTCAGGTTTAGGGATTTATGCTTTAAGCGCAATTATTGTAGATAAAGCAGAGCCTAGCGAAGCTCTAAAAGCAAATATTGTTTGGTCTTTAGGTTTAGACACTCCTAAATATTTACTCTCCTCCTTACAACTTGATAGCTTTAGAAAACAATATGAAATTCAAGATGAGACGGATGTCAAAGCTGAAAAAGGCGCTTATTTTGTCAATTCTCAAATTGTATTAGCATCCCAAGAAGACAAAGAGTGGTTGCTTGTTGCAGAGGTGAATAAAAACCATTCCGCCATTGCAAAGTTGGTTAATAAAATTAAAACCAATGATGGTTTATGGGAATTGATAGACCAAAAAATTGAAAAAGGAACCACGCGTTTAATCGCCTTAAATGCGGCTTCTGATGGTTTACAGCTTTCCGCAGATAAATTTAGAGATACACGCCATTTCTCAAACACCTTGTTCAATATTATGAGAGGTGGGATTTTTGATAATAACTATCAAATTGAAAAATGGGATTTTAAAAATTACCTAGCAAAAGCCAATAAAAAAGTAGCAAGAACGACAGAAGAAAATGTTGAAAAACTTCCTGAAAAGTTCACGCTTTCAGTGTTACAAGAACTCGCTCATCAAGTAGATGACACTAACTTTAGACGCCTTTGTTTCGAATACATGCCGTTAAAATTTAGCCGTCGTCATGGAGATCCGAGTCGTCCTTGGAATAAATTTTCAATCAACACCAAAAGTGAGATTGATGGTTCAAAAATATTAGATTACGAAGGAAACTGGCGCGATATTTTCCAAAACTGGGAAGCATTGGCACATTCGTATCCTGCGTTTATTGAAAGTATGATCCATAAATTTTTAAACGCAACAACCTTTGATGGCTACAATCCATACCGTGTAACCAAAGGCGGATTTGATTGGGAAACTATTGAACCAGA from Formosa sp. Hel1_33_131 includes these protein-coding regions:
- a CDS encoding PKD domain-containing protein, which produces MKNLFKILKKVSLLILAISFMGCDDDEAVLPQLTAGFTHTINADTGTVTFINTSVNASTYAWDFGDESTSTLINPVNVYANGTYLVVLKSSNVAGAYDIFSDEITINIPEIATLPITFDGVNTNYDATVFDGTSFEILTNPDLSGTNAVESNVGAVTNSGATYEGLFFELGAPVDLTTDKSIKMNFWANAPVNVLLKLEDGSAANVEATASHTGTGWEEIIFTFNSAASYSQLTMFVDGAGTTDGTFYFDDITQIVSPPTPCTAETVESISAADLNITFMSDPTASVVNDGATFEWIDNPDFDNAVNTSCKVGKITKLGNNPWDNNQIVLDAKLDFNANEGLKMKVWSSRPNTEVRIKLEEDGTPATNVEKFLTTSVTDGWEELSFAFTSVDSDKYNKVVLFFDLNANNTDTYYFDDLTLYGTGTGPVVCDPETTESYSASNLNMTFQSDPTADFITDGASFSWVDNPDFDNTVNSSCKVGKVVKANNNAWDNNQYDLDAKLDFNANTGLKIKVWSARPNTEVRLKLEEIGNAGNNVEKFFTTSVTSGWEELTFPFTAADSGKFNKLVIFFDLNANNTDTYYFDDLKLYGSGGGGGGGGGSYNLTLPINFETTGHGASWTWNVFENDSNPPVEFVANPNASGINTSSTVAKITALQAGQPYVGCETAHGEMGITWDLSASNAIIKIMVYKTVISDVGIKLVNTTNGAQGEIKVPNTVINAWEELTFDFTSRIGNGLDGSTNIDQIVVFPDFNARTSDNVVYFDNITFQ
- a CDS encoding glycoside hydrolase family 2 TIM barrel-domain containing protein, with the translated sequence MRNTFIRLILFLITTSAFAQADKVKVVNNEDGMKLVVNGEDFMINGMNWDYFPIGTNYSYSLWKQSDDVIKAALDAEMGLLKNMGVNVIRQYTGVQPKWIQYIYENYGIYTMLNHSFGRYGLTVNGGWVAVTDYRDPATQELLMSEATTLAEDYKDTPGLLMFLLGNENNYGLFWAGAETEDFPDEEEKRDFVGEERGRPMYKLMNDATIKMKSIDSSHPIAICNGDVLFIDIIAEECKDIDIFGTNMYRGSSFTDAFKTVKEKLDMPIMLTEFGADAFNAIENAEDQKMQAYYMVENWKDIYQNAAGLGKSENAIGGFTFQFSDGWWKFGQTKNLDIHDNNASWANGGYALDLAPGENNMNEEWFGICAKGPTNTRGLYTLYPRAAYYALKTAHQLNPYEEGVTPEFVTTHFENIQLMDAVLRARGDKAALGGSEKIKLSNLRAEFSTFNTGGTLITTPDNADPNTNGYPNELGFDHMQSYFIGVEGNPTSNLRANVNFNILGHVAENPIDEIFYENTGRSFEVTTDDGNVTISDPNRVKIYNAEFDWNAKEFNLRGFYRTGHYHWAYEGDLFNLYREANYGPNLDLYNGEISGIEFDAKGTLKGLKAAFGPQLWWGANPAILLKYGRNLGGWDVAAVYHEDIDDVGRAVTSIAIPLPKTRRVSLAVERQFGAFNFEIGGLWGGQPLNGREFQIAEGTTDNYIIYTDKINENDNWGAKAKLSYEKGAFKWYAQGASMGLVANGGSDQTQTFTGWKLKDSGSGNQNNFLSGFSYTFGDFQIAPNFLWQKPIVGAMPNDLNGGTGRLRNIQDDPFAVRGNRETTAGELLFSYDPTPGTWMYEWDNDRAEDAKFAFNLGFVFRHHPTAQDAAVGFLANRTSFAFPNAAPAQDLWEAHSRIVSKMTPEIGFIANLYAGNAQANGSDPRLIQRVGGDIRLIYNKLKLTHTFKINDWGPFDYHRDFNLTYPVQLMLDLSTTLGKPDWFILPNTQVGVRGTWRSLNENSPRYSPNFVPANTFPPVPPISSVGFPDGSEWEIRTYIHINIGK
- a CDS encoding glycosyl hydrolase family 16, producing MKNIKFMYSKIMLLTGLLFVITMSCERDISDQVEFAHLSKTGEIFTDSPIGLGSDFYFPYTGSKATAWSVDEGEGYESFASMRFDVPNANDPAGNYAGAIFRVDGSGRDLTEFDALTFWAKASQGVVIGEVGFGQDFGLNKYQVSENNVSLSTNWQKFVIPIPDASKLFDERGMFWYSAGTQNTGGNGYTFWIDELKFEKLGTIGQPRPAILNGNDVVQDAFSGIVLELTGLTQTFNLGSGLNKTVNVAPSYFDFTSSEPSLAFIDEFGNISVSSGSAVITATLGGVEAEGSMTINAVGAFDVAPTPTRDPSDVISIFSDSYTNVPVDFFNGYWEPWQTTLSSDFVVDGNNMINYTNFNFVGTQFANPTVDITDYPNLHVNIYIPEEPANLDFLITVRDFGPDQADGGGDDTFQQIFFDGDDFEAGTWSTLEAQITLPTRNNMGLIIYENINGSSLNELYVDNIYFYKN
- a CDS encoding glycoside hydrolase family 16 protein, whose amino-acid sequence is MNKINKYKLRIQTLVLMSFLFASFFTISSCDTDETQTVATFTNLTMSDEFDVEGAPNSEIWNYDTGTGIDGWGNNELQYYTDRSENVTVQNGLLVISAIEENYNGSSFTSAKLVTKGKFSQAYGRFEARIKVPGGSGLWPAFWLLGENVDVDGWPQCGEIDIMEYRRQEPTKVSGSIHGPGYSGLTDPQGQVTKSYDLGNDRYDAGFHVFGIEWSPDYINYYIDDVLYNQITPSDIEVTPADAVYILNDGVAATADTEAIPGTDITGDWVFNKPFYIIINLAVGGNFPGNPDSGETFPQNMLVDYVRVYK